The sequence CGAGCGAGATCGCCTCTACGGTTCCCCACGTCGATCTGGACGGGTCCCTGCTCCTTTCCACCAGGCAAGGCACGTTCTTGAACCGGATATCACCAATGCGCCCAGTGGTCGGACAATGGCACCTTTGGTGCTCACCATCGACCACGACGTCCATAATGAAGCGGTTCGGTCGTTTGACGACCAGCCCCTCGATCAGTGGCTCCTCGAACCGGTACCTGTCACCGCTCATCGGTGACTCAAATGAACTTGTTCTATAAGAAAATGGTATTGAAAAACGATCTCAAAGCAAACCGTCGAGCGCTGCTAGATACTGCGTCGCGGATTAGGAATTCGGGTATGATACTTACGGTTAAGTACAAACAAGCCAATTCCAGCCCCTATGGCAATGTCCAAGAAGGATCTGCAGAAGCAGAAGAAAAAGAATGCGGAGAAAAAGGCGACCAAGGGCAATAAGAAGTAAAGGCCCTCATATCGTCCATCATTCTTTCCAATCAACCGCCAGCGGTCTGCATAGATGTCCCTTGGGATCCATTTGGTTTTTTCATTTCGTTGCATTAAAGTGTTTGAACTTCCGTGATCGGAGGTATGAGTAAATATCGTTCTTTCGATACGAGTGTGAATGTTCTCCGATCCCATCATCGAGATGCACAAGGTGTCTGTGATCAAAGGTTCGTCCACGCTAATGCGCGAGGTCGATCTCATCATTAGGTCCGGTGAGAGGTTGGTGATCCTCGGTCCCAATGGCTCTGGGAAATCGTCCCTGATCAAGACCATGGTGGGCGAGCACCGGCATGATACCTCGGTGGAAGGCTCCTATGTCAAACTGCAAGGTACGGTGCTTTGGAACCTCTTCGACCTACGCCAGGCCTTCGGTCTGGTATCCGCCGACCTGCAGACGGACCTCTCCCGGGACATGGACTGCCTGGACGCGGTACTGTCCGGGTTTTTCGGTTCCATCGGCACCAATCGCTCTCAGGAACTGACCGAAGAGATGGAGGAGGTCGCCATGAAGGCCCTCGTCT comes from Methanomassiliicoccales archaeon and encodes:
- a CDS encoding ATP-binding cassette domain-containing protein, translated to MFSDPIIEMHKVSVIKGSSTLMREVDLIIRSGERLVILGPNGSGKSSLIKTMVGEHRHDTSVEGSYVKLQGTVLWNLFDLRQAFGLVSADLQTDLSRDMDCLDAVLSGFFGSIGTNRSQELTEEMEEVAMKALVSVGSHHLAHRRVHTLSTGEARRVLMARALVNAPEALILDEPMNSLDLTGKHLVRQAIRSLAKEGRALVLVTHDPSDIVPEIDRVVMVKDGTIFKDGGLELLNEENLTRLYGVSIRLEKMEGRYFAWSLD